From a region of the Lactuca sativa cultivar Salinas chromosome 4, Lsat_Salinas_v11, whole genome shotgun sequence genome:
- the LOC111895317 gene encoding APETALA2-like protein 3 — protein MGIAYMGLWETSLSGWIWPIAHAAARAYDRAVIKFHGLDTDINFNISDYEEDLKEIKNLTKEEFVHILRRQSTGFSRGSSKYRGVTVHKCGRWEAQMG, from the exons ATGGGAATCGCATATATG GGATTGTGGGAAACAAGTTTATCTGG GTGGATTTGGCCAATAGCACATGCTGCTGCAAG AGCATATGATCGAGCTGTAATTAAGTTTCATGGGCTTGATACTGATATTAATTTCAACATAAGTGATTACGAGGAAGATCTGAAAGAGATAAAGAACTTAACAAAGGAAGAGTTTGTTCATATTCTGAGGCGTCAAAGCACTGGTTTCTCTAGAGGAAGCTCAAAATACAGAGGAGTCACTGTGCATAAATGTGGTCGATGGGAAGCTCAAATGGGCTAA